The DNA segment ACTTTACTATTAGTATGATATTTGACAGGTTCAGTGACGTTTGATGATGGGGGACATAGATGattacattttctaaaataCTTATGTTTTACAGTCGGGTTTGGCATCAGATAATGTGTAAAAacttgtatttttacatttgttttaatgttttcacaATTAAATGAATTATTCCTTTTGTACATATTTGGATCTTCATGATctttaaaatggaataaaaaagtAGAGCACTTTGGATTAAGGTATTGTAACGGATTCTGTGTTGGCGCTGGTCATATTTTTaaggctttatttttgtaagtgaatatgttcgtgttttgtgtatgtgacaacaacgtTACACCCAGCCCTTTGCCTAGTAGACTTATAGTATGCTGATAACAGGTAAACATagctccctctctgtcctctgcctgccGTGAGCATTTCAGCGCCCTGTCTGCGGCAGGTAGCATCGGGGGTGTTACTTGCCGGTGGTCTATCGGTCTGCCCTGCACTGGAGCCTGCAGGcctcaggtttcagtctgttggacttaACCTCAACAGTGACGCTGTTGTATCAGAAGCACAGCTCTCCAAATAGTCTGCCGCTAAAAAATGCTCAAAACTCGAAATCCAGGGGCTGTCTGAGGGCTAGCCCGTTTTAAGGCCGCTAGCTGCTAGCCATGAGTTGAagactgtatatttttttggtcaaaggtagcctgtggaaatctgtcgtaaccccagctgccttagccctGTACAGCTCCTTACTGCAGCCAGGGGCAATACATACTGACCCCCCCAGACTTCTTTGTTTCCGTTTCTTCAGCCATATGTCCGCTAGACTCTGACTCTTTGTACGTTGTTcctatggctgcgctgctagtgctagttagccgcggagtagcttaccatgccagtgacgtagtagattgtggaattccaacatggcggcgGCCGTGTAACAACAAAACTTTCAActtgccattttatcccttttaacaaattcacccattttaataattgtaccagtgagaagaaataaaatacatctgttatatcaccattattcaaattccagttcagttcatctttaaagtgtgatgtgagatgctaaaaagaaaaactaaacgCTGTTTTCAGGTAACCTTTGACGTTCCCCCCGAagctgaattctttttttttttttttagaagaagaagaagaagaagaaacactaaacccatattacaaagaaagacaaagcaTTTCCAAAAATActatctaaaaaaaatgtacccaacccgctttaaaaactaatttaaactaAACcaaagtcaaacaaaacaaaaaattaaaactaaatacaactaaaaagtaatgaaaaatgcaaaactgtaaTAACCTTGCTTAGGACAtaaaacatgaggtggtcagatgtaatgtgataaagtagatcaacagcgctatatgtgttttgcctaattattttttgtttttcttataagATCATGTGTATAGatacaaaaccttttttccccttttggccatttttctgttgttgtttttttctgcacttttgcctaaactctaagttgttgtccattatcccttCCTCTTTCAATCAATCATTCTCTTTTCTGATTTGCACAAGTCTGGAAAAcagtaaccttttttttaaataatcaattattaactGCAGCAATATTACCATTCATTAGGAGTCATATTTGTGTCCGACTGACACGTGTAAGTATAAAATtaactctccttttagctctggtgGTCTCTATAAACTCCTGAGAAAGAAATCTACTTCTTTGACATTACTTAcgttgtctgtctgctgtttggtgctaagCAACTGAGCCTTTTCACACTTTCCTGTTGCTGCTTGAACCAAGATCGCAAAGAGCTAGAAAATGAAAACTAGCTACAAAACGTTAAAATGCTCCCTAGAGCTGAGAGAATAATTGTGTGTTTGTCATTATGAGAGACATATATCACATTACACATGGACATTTGAGCCATTGCTAGTTAATGATTAAtgataatatttaattatttgccATCATTTTTATTCTTGATTTCTGGTTAAGGGCATCCTCCTGACAGCATTGAGTCAGTATTGAATTATGTTGACCTGATGATATACAGTTTAACTTACAATAAAAGTTGAGCTACTGTACATGTTCCAATGACACAGCGTTTACTCACAGGTGCCAATCCAGGACACTCATACACTGTGAAATCTCCGTCCTCGTTCTCTTCATCGGTCGATGCTCCTGAGTCAGGAACTTTTGCATCATCCCtgtgtctacacacacacacacacacacacacacacacacacacacacacacacacacacacacacacacacacacacacacacacacacacacacacacacacacacacacacacacacacacacacacacacacacacacacacacacacacacacacacacacacacacacacttcagaggATAACACAGATTCCATGAGGCAGAGAGAATAGGGAGGGACAAAAGACAAGGGGcaggagacacacacatgcccaggaGAGATGAGTGCGTCTTGGCTAGGGGGATGACTCACTTTTCCAGGGAGAGCATCTGCTGCTTCTGATGCTGGTAGTGGTACATCTGGGCACTGTGGGCCAGTTTCTTGTCCCCAGGCTGGAACAAACCGAGGGGCAGAGGGGACATTATAAAATCAGTGTTATTTATCCACATCCTGTCAAACTACTCTGTTAACATTGACTTCAGAGCATGTGTCCTTTCTACACATGTTCAGGTTCTGAAACCGCTTAAAGGATCGGAGCGTTTGTCCTTTTAGGGTGCTCCCCAGCAAGAAATTGTTGGATCACATTGTGTAAGGAGGCATCCAACATTAAGCCTTTCTCTGTTCTCTGTGTTAAAAGAGCTCTGAAGAGTTTTgaactaaaaacacataaattaTGGTTCTTTTGTAGCAGACAACAGTTAACAGTTCAACTGTCATTTTGGCACTGTATTTCCAGGTTCTGGTAAACCATTatacaaaataagaaaacactCAACATAAAAATGCTTTCTGTAAGAATGTATTAATGAATAACTTACTGATGCCACTAATgtgaatggactgtatttacTTACTACACAAACCGCCTTAaaatagtacaggaaccattcattGTTCACACACCCTAATAGCACAGCATCGTTAGcaattcagggttcagtgtcttacccAAGGACACTATACGACGCATTACCAAAAAAATGAGTATCACTTTAAACCAAGAGCTGAAATCGCTGTGATCTAGCCATGTCTACAGTAAACTTTGCCATTTTCCAAACTTTACCAAATTCTGAGGCGACGCAGACGTATTTCACGGGCAAGTATTGCATTTATCACAAGATTTTTAGTTTTATCACCACGTACTTACCAACACCATTCTCCCCCAGAAAGAACTAATGTACACCCTGAACCAACGTTCAGGGCAGTGTTCTGCTGGTTTTGTTACAGACCAAAGACTCTAAATGTTAGTGAGGGCTAGAATAGGATTGCATTTCAAGCTTCACTGTAGCTGATTCTGTAGTCCAGCTTCGCCCAGGTGTGTCTCTTAACACATGGATGGaaacaacttctctctgttgatgctttattaagATCAAGCAACAGAACAAACATGGGCGCAGGTCGCTTTGGTATGGTAAACATTGTAAAAGGCTACCTTACACCATGCATAGGAATTATATATATAGCGAATAATAAAAGAatcactattaattacattatcttgaAGTGTACTACTTACAGTGTAACTActtagcatgtaaataatgcacctaaaataaaaacggaGCAAAAGCAACAATCGCTATTATGTCGAATCAACAGCCACGTGCAATTTAGCTACCAggtgaagaaaacaaacaacaaaaatcaccagTTAACtcaatttaaaattgaaaagaCAATATACTAATACAATAACAGggttaaatgaactgacaacataagttatacgacttacagttctcaaggacgcaCACACGCAATCTCAACTGGCTAACAATCCCTCGGATAGCTGGTGCGCGACGGCCTTTGCTCCACTTTGAAGGCTACAACTCAATGCTTTTTCTTTCAGCGGTCAGATTTTCTGGAAATGAACGAGGGTAAAACCTTTTTTAGACCTgactaaatgaaatttaaggcCTCGGACGAACATCTGgccatttttaagatgttttaaggccttaaatttaTAGTTCagaattttagactttttaagaacCTGATGTTCATTTTGCTCATAAAATGTTGTTTGCCTAATAGAGAATGTGTAAACTAGTATATTATAAATTACTATACTTACTGCTTTTACTATCACTATAATGCGGTTTATGAGAACCATGAATTTTTTGATGGTTAGCATTACATAGTTATCCACataactactaattttttctatttttgttattgccactcttcactctaaccccaaccggcccgtcagacaccgcctaccaagagcctgggtctgaccgaggtttctgccttaaaaggaagtttttcctcgccactgtagcactgttgcttgctctggaggaaactactagaactgttgggtccttgtaaattctggagtgtggtctatctgtatagtgtcttgagataactcttgttatgaattgatactataaataaaattgaattgaattgaaattgaattgaataataaCAGCTggaatagttgttgtttttgtggttacCGGGCCAGTGGaaaaagctgtaaacacaacatggtGAAAGTGTTAACAAAAAGTTGCTTAGTTACAGATTCATTAGACATAAAGCAAGATCAGTTAAAGGTCCAGGCAGCAAAGCACGCTGGAGccctatttttcttttcaatatTCTCTCTTCTAGGGCTgggtttgaaaaaacaacaaaaactttcTGATTTAAATCCATTTTCATTTGAATAATACAAAATCGATTCATAAAATCCAAGAATCAATCGTTCTTTTCAATGGAATCCAAGGAATCCATTGGcaccaactatgtcatgctagcTTTTTGGGAAGGGGGTTAAATAACCCTCCAAAATTAGGCTACATTTTGGTGAGGGGAAAAACTGGCATAGCCATTTTCAAAGGTCTGTCATTTCAATATATCGGAATGAAAATGTCGCTCAATACTCTATAGTCTTAGAGATACTCTATAGTCTTTAGAGATGATCAACAGAGCATCAGCATATAGTTATGACCAAGATagattattttaaagaaaatcaagttttctttaataaattcCTTAACTTTCCATTAACTAAGAACAAGCATCCAAATGGTTGTATCCTGCTATGACCCCGATCATTTCCGTTTGCTGACAACAAactctggctctttagctgcctaatgctccactatgtttacCAGACAGTCTCTACCTGTatgtgtctgctgtttggtgctgagcaggtagtgtacagtgggtttccAGAGCATTTCATATTTGCTTAAACcactgcctgctgctgctggtctgtaaaaccaaaaacaatgagCTGTAAGAGgctaaaacacaacattaaGCTGAGAACTCCACGGAACAACAGTGGGGTGATAAGTACCTGTGGGTTGGCGAGTGCTTGTGACTGCTTGTTGTTCCATTGTTTAACTTAAAGAAAtgatagtagtagtagttttctGCATATGTACACATAAAGATATCAATGTTTAGAAAACTACATTGATACAAAAGTGTTTTTACCATGTTTTGTCCCCCACCTGTCCAAGTACCAAAAGTAAGTTTCTTTCCATGTAACAAGGAAACAGATTACAGAAATGTTCTACTCACCAAATTGTCAAAGGCTTGGGCTCTCATCAGTCTATATGCAGGATAGTCCATCTTCTGAGTTAATTGCACACCTTTCTGCAATctgtaaaaaaggttttaaaaagtgaccCACTTGCAGATGCTAATTCAGAAATTCAAGAGGTATACAGTACCTAATTTCTTATGTTTCTGGAAGCATTTGGAATTGATTGGCATGCACTGCTGTCTAGGACATCATAGAACTGTGCACAATAAAACCTAACATTATTGTTAAAATGTAATCTAATAATCTGTACTAGGGCTGTACAATTgcggccaaaatgataatcacaattattttgatcaatattgtgatcacgattaatattacaattatttgttgattttaaccaaaacaaattttgttgCCACATAGGCTATTTGTAAcggctttcacatccatattatgctacattcttcttttgtttgtttagttgtatgttgtatagacagcggcaacacatgtaaatgaaaattagctatctgaaataaatagcgtaggattttttttaatgtatctctAAGACAGCTCCTTCActtattttcaacaataactgattaaaagagctagggagagagggggagtgtgatggacgctactcacagagtgacggctgactcattatgaatgggtccaacacgggtcgaatggcgcgTCAGCGGAATTACACACgtggtgtgtatgaaatgtctgtatcgtcactgtgctgcatttttatgaactatgatattctggccatgggtcacatctctggcccgggtccagcagctccgtctcacacgctattacacctaccaactgaagttagttgcattcaataacttctgtgtttttcaccgtggcggccgcaatagcagaattacccgcggaaacactggtacaagtACAGGTtttcctctcatgcttaacaatatacagctgtgttaataacaattaaaactggacaaatgtcagaagcgtAGCGCTGTGTAGTGGGGCTgcgtggagagtaagaggagagagagtaggagaaATCCAACACAGGctcggctttacagaagaattctgtaacgcaaaattaaaccacataaacaacattgcagcggatgcaaggacattaggtgcaccggtgcgtcttagaggaaaaatattactcacgCCCTAGagtcctgtgagctaacagacgctaactagcactggtcactgctgctgtttggaaaaacaacacaaaatgttgcgttgactagtaaactggtaaaccttgagactgctGTGTAACCGGCTGCTATCTaatgaattttcctcacgttactctgtcctctgtgactgtctacatctagaaactaagctgctgcgtggagggaacaactctgactggcacatgatcagacagtggtttacggagcggtagatgggctttgcaaaaaaaacaaaaaacggagcgttctatgaaatgacgcattaaaaaaaaagattgaaaaaaacaaaaaaaaatgattaattgtgcagccctaatctgtGCCATGATATGTTGGGACCAAAACCCTATTTCAATCATTTCAAGAATAATTTCAACAATCAActtcttttttgtgatttacAGAATCTTCACTCCATCATGTTTGGGACATGTACTGACTTTAATGAAATTGATAACCTGACTTACATGTACATTTGGGAATACGTTTTacgtcttttctttttctaacatAGTTCCATCGCATTTCCTTTATATTGTCTAAAACGGCTTCTGTACATGGCCTTAATAACAGCTGGGAGGGTCTAACAAATTGATTTtgaccattcttttttttttcaacttttacaGGTTTTACAACATAATAAATTTGCAATACCAAAATAGTGGCGGAGCACTTTAAATTATGATACAAAACTAAAGGCTAAAGGACTAGAGGCAGACCAATGCAAGTTTTTGATAGCTGACATCAACAGCACAGTAGGCTAAAcagaatttatttttgattGGAGTACAAACAATTGGAAGCTAAATTGTATGATTGACAGGATAttcattttgataattgattacttgttttaagcaaaaatgccaaaattaTTTGGTTTCAGCGGCTCGAATATGAATATTGACTAGCTTCCTTATGATAGTACACAGAATATCTTTATTTTAGACTGCTGTACAGACAAAATGAGCAACTTGAAGACATCTCCTTGGGATCTAGGAAATTATAAAAGGTAGGCCAAATAATTTAATCTTTCGCTTTAATCGAGAAAGAAATTGGCAGATTAATCATTATTGGAAACATCATCAGTTTCAGCCCTAAATTGCAGTTGTCCATTGTTTCTATCAATGTTcaacatgtattttatttttattatttaataataatgccTCAAAACATAATACTGAATGGAAATCTAAATCTATAAAATCAAATCTATATTGTCAAATCCTAAAACGGAGACTCCTAAAAGAGTGCTGCATGCAGTAGTGTAGAGAGGAATACATATCTTACCTGACCCAACAGGCCGCTGCTATGACCAAAGCCAGCGAACCTGCCACGATGAAGACACTGCTCATGACTGAGAAGAAGTACAAACAAACAGTAAGAAAGAGAGCGTGCCATGTAGATTTGAGTATCAGAGGAAGACATAATCACTGACTCAAAGTTCTGTGTTTGAATGAGTGTAGAGCTCGAAGAAGAGCTGCGGAAAAATGTTATTGTGCCGGTTATGGTCCTGCGGTCTAAACAGTGAAAACAGCATTGATAACAGTAATAGAATGGGGCAGAACTAACTAACACAGTACCATACCAGTTCTGTTCTGTACAACCCCATAGAAAATTTGAGATTAATCCAGAAATTTCAGAGCATGCTAAGAGAAAGTGCTAACATTTTGTTAGACAAAGAAGACCTTTGAATGCATGTTGACGTCAAGATGGATGATGGACCATTTTTGTTTCCACGACTGAAAATGAGAGCAGTTCAAGTTGATTACTTGCTGCTGCCTTGGTTGATAACTGGGAAATGACATCCTGGTATTTCCCAAGAATTTGCAATAAAATCTACtccaaattgaaaaaaatttcACATAGCTTCTTTCTTCTCCAGGTGAGATAGGGCGGTGTGGAATGTGTGCTATGTCATCTTTGGTTGATAGTTTGGGACGATAGTCAAACTGTAATGGGTCCACTGTACTGGGTAGTGAGGAACAGATGTTATCTTTGACCAGctgtttgtaatatttcatAGTTCTTAGACCCTCCCACATACATCTAGGGTTGCCCTACTGAAATTGTAGATCCATTTTCTTTTCCGTAGTCTCTTCTTGCCTCCTTTATGGCTCTTCTTAAATTGTAGGCTGCTACTTTAAAATTGTCCATGTTTCCAATAGTTCTAATTGTAACAAATTTATTCAACAGGTTATAGAAACTCTTTATTCCAAGACACCAGAAACTGCCTTTTGGTTACTTGCATAGCTTAGCCCTAATGGGTTGACAGGTCCCTTAAGTTCTAAGGAATGGAGAGCCGACACAGGACCCCAGTCAAAATCATACTCTCCGGTCTGTGTCAATATGTCTAATACCCAAAAGAATCTGAATGGATCCAAACTCAGCATCAGCTATGAAGCAGTATGTTATAATGACAAGAAAATATATTAGGAAATCGGAAGTGCAACATCTGCGGGCTAGGCCTCAGCTTTGGGGTTTCTTCCAGACATTATAACTCTTCTAAACTAAATGCTAACTAGAACAGAATTCACTCGGGTAactatttaaatttttcttcaataactataataaataaatgagttttaATCAAAATCTTCAGAAGCCTCTTAACACACGCCCCACTCTATTGGTTGCTCAGCAACGCCCcgcattgttgcatttttttctttgtcctaATCATATTAATTTGATATTGTGTGTATAGTACTTTTAGTACTAAGTATTTTtaatgtcttcaaatgtcttattGTCCTACTGATTTAATGCATCCTTGCTGCAAAACTAATTTCCTCTTGTGGGGCAATAAAGATGTCAACTTAACTGAAATCAAGCAGTCTTCTAAAATGGATTATTAAAACACTTCATTCAACAAATCATTCCAATTTTTGCTGGGCTACTGTATTGTCCTCTactaatatttttgttttcttttatataaaTGTGTTACCTTAATATATAGTCATTAACCTAAATCTTACTCACCACAGCACTCAGGTCAAAACGACTACTACTTCAAGCTCAagaagtacatttaaaaaagagaaattaggTCATAGCTAAATAACCAAAAAGACTTACTGATGAAGACATAGTCATTAGGAGGGTAGGGGAGAATGATGGGATCGCTGAACAGAGCGGGAGTGTGgtttgtggtggtgggtggCTGGGTCATGGGCTGCTCTGTGGCAGATGCTCTATGGACGTGGCCGGGCTCACCAAGCTGATTGGATTTAGCTTGAGAGACGTCTTGGGAAGGTGGAGCTAAGGAATAAAACATTCATCATAATATCAGCAGGGATGTAGGGGTAAATATGAATATGAGTCTAATATTGGCCTATCCGGTACCTGGCAGCCTGGACTCAGTTCTCTGTTCACTGATGATGGCAGAGAGGAAGTCAATCTCCTCATCGAGCTCAGGATAAGTGCTCACCTTACCTGGAGGAACATGAAAGCAGAATCCATTGCTGCCTTTaacaaaacacttatttatacAAAAGGGTTCAATCCAAACACTGTATTAATATTCCAACCCTCAAAAGAGactaaaactgtaaaactgcaTAGGGAAAatagtggtggaagaagtattcagatcctgcacaaaagtactaataccacagtggaaaaagtaaaaatgctGGATTGGAAGcgttacttgagtaaaagtatgtaaatatcatcaggaaaatgtacttcagtattaaatgtaaaagtactcaatgcaggaaaatcctcacatttcagCAACTAGAAATGATCCAAACAGCTCTGTCAATCAACTGTGTGTTTAATCAGCAAattatttcagctggacttgtaggcatTATATTGTTGAGTAGTTTAAATTTATgttaaaacatcagattttataaactacatgtgttttttgctCTGCAGAAATCTTAATTgctaaagtaaccagtaacttaagcacaatatttctctcttaaatgtagtgaagtagaaagtgtcatgaaaagaaaagacttatgtacaagtacctcaaatttttatttaagtacagtacttatgaaaatgtacttagttacatttcacTACTGAAAAATAGGACGAGGATCCAGACAAAAAcgctaaaacaacaa comes from the Etheostoma spectabile isolate EspeVRDwgs_2016 unplaced genomic scaffold, UIUC_Espe_1.0 scaffold00003242, whole genome shotgun sequence genome and includes:
- the npdc1b gene encoding neural proliferation differentiation and control protein 1 isoform X1; amino-acid sequence: MWAPLLDQAAVFAALLALSTCLTGSHLCPRSLDCARAGRDFCLPGSSHCGPCLRPLVENSHGHCVVKRRHAPHSIKSKVSTYPELDEEIDFLSAIISEQRTESRLPAPPSQDVSQAKSNQLGEPGHVHRASATEQPMTQPPTTTNHTPALFSDPIILPYPPNDYVFIIMSSVFIVAGSLALVIAAACWVRLQKGVQLTQKMDYPAYRLMRAQAFDNLPGDKKLAHSAQMYHYQHQKQQMLSLEKHRDDAKVPDSGASTDEENEDGDFTVYECPGLAPTGEMEVKNPLFDDSTLQRFHK
- the npdc1b gene encoding neural proliferation differentiation and control protein 1 isoform X2 — translated: MWAPLLDQAAVFAALLALSTCLTGSHLCPRSLDCARAGRDFCLPGSSHCGPCLRPLVENSHGHCVVKRRHAPHSIKSKVSTYPELDEEIDFLSAIISEQRTESRLPAPPSQDVSQAKSNQLGEPGHVHRASATEQPMTQPPTTTNHTPALFSDPIILPYPPNDYVFIIMSSVFIVAGSLALVIAAACWVRLQKGVQLTQKMDYPAYRLMRAQAFDNLPGDKKLAHSAQMYHYQHQKQQMLSLEKDDAKVPDSGASTDEENEDGDFTVYECPGLAPTGEMEVKNPLFDDSTLQRFHK